The Campylobacter showae DNA window CTATTTGTTCTTTGCTCCTTATAAAGCTTATTGAAATCCAGCCTATCGTAATTAGAAGGTAATAGTCCAGTAGATTTTGTCCTCATATTTATGATCTATCCGTAATCTTAATCTATATTTGGATGGTTTATTTAATCCAATTCATGTCCGGTCACTTTCCAAAGTCTAGTTCTTGCCGTCTTTTAAAAACATATACTTAGGAGTTTGAAACAAATTTAGCGTGACGATTGGGTAATGAGTGGTTTTGTACGGAAAGTATACCCCTCGTCTTTTAGCGTCTTTATCATTGTCAAGTAGTTTGATTTGATTGCCGAAGTCAAGCCCGGTCGTAGGTTCGTCCATAAAAATAACTTTGGCGCCTTGTACTAAGTTCTAGCGATATATGCCAGCTGCCTTTGTCCGCCGCTTATTCTAGTATAAAGTTCATCTTTTAGCTCTAAAATACCCATTCTTTCCAATGCATACTCGGCAAGTTTTTATCGGCAAGGCTAAAGTTAGAAAATAAAGACGTTCTGCACAATGCGCCCATTAATACTATGTCAAATACGCTAGTATTCATATGACGGGGCATGCGTTTGAGGAACGTAGGCTATATAGCCTTGCAAGTTCTTTTTTTCGGTAATTCCTTACGCTTTTAACCGCATATATTTACCGTACCCTCGAATTTTAAAAACCCGAGCATAATACGCAGGAGGGTGCTTTTACCGCTACCGTTTTGCGCCCAGAATACTAAGCGTATCGCCTTTTTGATACTAAACTTATACCGTTTAGTATATTCTTTCTTTGTACCCGAATTTTAGGTTTCTGATTTCTATCATTAAAAACTCTTTTTAGCTCTACGAAGCACTAAAATAAATAATAGGTATTCCAAAACAGTGAAGTTACTATACCTATCGGGACTTTCAAAAGTAAACATAAGTCTCGAAAAGTTATCGCAAAAGAGTAAAAATATAGCACCTATTATAGCTGAAACTAGACAATACGGTGGCGATTATCCGCTCCGAATATAAAACGAGCCATATGTGGAACTATAAGGCCTATCCAACCGATAATACCGGCTATCGTTACGCTTAGGGCACTGATAAAGGTAGCAACTAAAATAACGAAAATTTTAACCCTAGTAACATTTATGCCCAGACTTTTTAGCCTCTTCTTCTCCCAGACTCAGCGCATTTAAATATTTGCCGCTAAAGGCCAACAATAGTATTCCTACAAACATCGGCAAAATCGAAATTTGAATAAAATTCTTCGAAGCAAACCCTAGGCTACCCATTAAAAAATAAGTAATAGCCGGCAATGAGTCATTTGGATCGGCTGCGTATTTTAATGCTGATAGTAAAGACGTAAAAAGAGAGCCGCTAATAACGCCACCAAGAACCAATACTATAATACTGCCGGAGCGTGAATAAAAGGCCGATATACTTAAGGCCGTTAGTACCGCTATAAAACCAAACGCAAAGGTACTAAGCCTGAATGAGATATTCGTTAATCCGAAAAACATTCCTATGGCGGCGCCGAATCCGGCACCGCTTAAAACCCCAAGTATTGATGGACTTACTAGAGGATTACAAACATGGCTTGATATGCTGAGCCAGAAATAGCCAAACTAGCGCCTATTATAATGCAGGCCATTATTCTAGGAAGGCGAATTTCCGTTATCAAAGTATGCATAACTTGATAATTTTTAAGTCTTCGCCTTTTATAACGGCTTTAAAATATATTAGATAATCTTCCGCATTAAAGCCGTATTTCCTATTAGTACAGAAAGCAACATAAACCCTAGCAATAAGATACTTAAAAACGTAAAGGCTTTTTTACTCACCTATAAGCTCTTTTACTTGGTTGTCGCTTACGTCAACCTCTAGGAATAATTTATAAAAGTCCTTAACTTCCTTATTCATATTGAATTTAAATACATCAGGATGAGTTAAATTTATAAGCCATTTAAGCCCTATGAATCTCATAAATGAAGGCGGACGATCAAACCAAGAAAACGGTTCGCGAGGTAAGTAATAAGCTCTTTTATTTTTACGGCTTTTAGTATTTGCCATTTAGGATCGTCATAGATTTTATCATAAAAGCTCTTCTCGAAAATTAATATAATATCAGGATCGTATTCGGCTATTTGTTCAAAGCTAATTTTGATGTGCCCATAAGCCGTAGCATCCGGGTTTCCGCTGCATTTATGCACATTTTCGGCACCGCTTAGCTCTATAAGCCTAGTGTGCCATGAGCCCTCGCATTCGGTAGCTAGTCCGTCGGGATCTTCGGCATAGTATATTTTGGGCTTAACAACCGAGTTTTTTACTAT harbors:
- a CDS encoding iron chelate uptake ABC transporter family permease subunit, with translation MGINVTRVKIFVILVATFISALSVTIAGIIGWIGLIVPHMARFIFGADNRHRIV